DNA from Electrophorus electricus isolate fEleEle1 chromosome 5, fEleEle1.pri, whole genome shotgun sequence:
ATTAAGAACAAGGTCACAACATCATTCTGTTGTGTATTAGCAAAATAAGAGTTATGCATGTGAAGGTCAATATAACTACAAAAGCTACGAGACTGCTTCACACCATTTCAGGGTTTGTACCTTGattgaaatgacaaaatgtCCACCGTTTTTAAGAAAGTTGTGTGCATTGATGGCAACGATTCTCGTCTGGTCGGGCTGAGCGACGTCAGCAAAAATGACATCAACCATACCTGCAAGAGACAGAACCCATACTGAGACTGACCTTATGACATTTGCAGTCCATTAACAAAACTGCCTAAATTTGACCGGTAACCAAGTTAACTATAGACTCACCAACCAGCATACGATACTTGTGTGGATGCCTGGCATCTTCAATAATTGGAATTATATTTGTGCGCTTCTTGGCCACATTCAGCAAATCTCTTCCTGATCGGTGCGAAAACTCCACAGCGTATACCAAGCCCTCCTGGATAGATATCAACAATTCAGTTTTTTCCCCATCTGgagtttttctatttaaaataattggaGGGTTAGGTCCACGTACTGGGCCGACGATGTCAGACACGTGAGACACTGTTGTCCCAGATGCAGCCCCCAGGTACATGACTTTAGCTCCAGGCTTGATGTGGATCTGATCTACACCACCCAAGATGGCAGCTGCCAGCTTCGAGCGGAAAGGGTTCCATGCTCTGTACTCAGTCTTCGATTCCCCTTCCTGGAAACAAGGGACACCAATCAACtgctactgcagtgtttacaggAGACAACTAATGTTGAAGTTATAATGGCAAGTTTGtaaagtaatttttttaaaatcacatatgCGGTATACTTCTCAATTCTTGAGAACTTTACATGGATAATTTCTGTAAGTTTTAAAACCCAATAAAGTACATTAGCGTTTTCAACAGCTTGTTAATACCAATAACTACTTCCATACAATATAGAAAATTTAGCCACAGTTTTGTGAGCAGTAgttatgtacaaataaaaacaaacagcaacattaCAGCCTACCTCAACACTTATTCTCTTCTCCCCATAGACTGACTCTCCAATCACCATATTCTTTGTCACTAGGGCATCCTCTTTACCCCGGcaaataaacacacctgagtAGTTAAAATGTCAGAGGTAAGCACAGCACAATCATTCAGTGACATTCCTACTGTTCATACTCTAAATACCCTCACACACCTTCATGCCTGTGAGGTTCCACCGTCACTTTTTTGCCTCCTCTAAACCCCCCTCGTCCTCCACCTCTGCCTCCTCGGCCTCTGGGTGTCCCTCTGCCACCGCCACGGCCCCTGAACCCACCATCCCCTCCTGGGGACTTGAAACCTCCACCTACATCAAATACCAGATGGGAGGAATGCAACTTCTGAATTAGTGTAAGCACTGtagaaacacagaacaaaaatcTTCCAGAACATCATAGCTTTCACAAGTAACAGTACATACGAGTAACGGTACAAGAGATTGAAGCTCTAAGTACCTCTGCCTCCACGGAATCCTCCTCTTCCACCTCTATCGCCACCACGACCCCAGCCGCCAAAGCCTCCACGACCACCGCCGCCACCTCGCGGGCTGAAACCTACaaagcagaacaaaaacattttactcgCTAATGCGGAGTAAAGATTACGTTCATATAAACCACCAGTGAAAAAAATACTCCAAGAATGACTATACTTACACCCGTAAACGCAAATTGAGGCTCGCAAGTCAACTCAAACATATCTTCACAAAGTGTTAATGCACAACTACAAATACACGACAACCAGCCAACAGCCTGGCTAGCCAGCTATGCTCCTaggtagctaacgctaactaactAGCATTTGCATCAACTGCGAAGCTCTAATAGGACTAGTCGAATTAAAGGTAATGCACATTACTGCATTACGGTTTACTTTATTTGCATTGTTTGCTCGCAAAGACAACTAGGGAAGTTATCGATGCTTCGACTTTATCGCTAGTTAGCCAACCAACCCTCGTGTAACACAGCTTGTTAGTTAGCTTCGTTCAGACAAGTATTTAGtagttaaaataaatacatacaaaggCGTTTTATAGATTTAACACGATAGCGTTTGATTGTCAACATGAAAAAACTATATCGACGGATAACCTATTGTCCAAGAAGTTTATTTGCGCCCCATGTTTTAACTTGATAACTGGAAAGACCGCTAGCTAACGATCGCTAACCGGTTATCATGTTTACACGTGAGAGGACCCATTTGAAACCGTTATACACTTCATACACCAAAACCACAAACTGGTATCgctataaatatttgtaaatgtaaaatacattacCAGGCTTCATGTTAAATccgaatgaaaacaaaaaaagtattacAGATATTTATTTGCACGAACTCGCAGCTCCAATAACCGACGCTGCACTAGTTCACTTGCAGCCACATGTGGGAGAAAGTTTctctcccacaatgcactgcgaCTCTATTCGTGCTCGGATTTATGTCGCCATCTAGGAGGAAATAGTACTGGATGAGGCCATTAAATAGCTACGGTCCCTGTAGCATTTTAAATGCAGATCTCAGAGGCCGCTCAAGGAACAgtaattgggttttttttccgtAGCAAAGTGTACGTTAAGAAATCGACATGTATTCCAATTCGCTAATGTGTCGATAAAACAAAGTTGATGCTACTGTGTGGGCCTAGTCAAACTATTAGTTATACTGCTATTTAGTATTAATACCCTATAAGTACAAGACAAAACCCACTACATCCATGATTGGTCGCCTCTACTGCAACTTCTTCTTGTCACTCGTACTGTCTGAAACTAACAGCATGTACCTAACGTTGTGGATTATAAATCCATGTATTCTGTACGCGACGTTTGCCATTGTTAAAGTATGGACTAATTCATTCGTTACTTGCAGCAATGCAAGCGATATATAAACTGTAGCTATAATGGGTCGATTTTAAGATCCGAGTGCAGTGGAAAGGAGTACTACAACTATGTAACATACTGGAGCTGGAGAAATGGCCTTTTCACGTCAGCGATGTTGACCCATTTAGACAAATGCAGGTCAGCATTACACCACCGTCCTAACCTTTCAGACTTACAAGCTCCTGACCCGCACATtatctgtaaataaaacatgtatattAGCCCAATGGGCTCCATCTAATCGCAATCGTAAATAAACCCAAAACTTTGCTCTCTAGATTACGccttatgaaatatttaatcaaGATGTTTCGTATTAGCAGTGGGCTATAGATCATGTTGAAGGCTTATTGGATAGCTAGAAGGggaaatgttttacatacacaATAAATCAATACATTGCAGGTGTGTGACCAAATTAAATACACCGAGAGCAGAACATGAGACCTGAAATTTCATGTTAGATTTACTCAGAAGTGATGCATTGTTGCTTGGTTCAGAACACATGATGAGCATTTCACATGTATGGGTTCAAATTAAATACagttaaaaacacacaggatGAGCATAACATCTGCATATgttcaaattaaacacacatcTTAAAACCCCAAAAGCAAACACAATACAATGCATAAAACAGTGAAGACATAATGTATACATtaatacagaataaaataattaatgtggGAAAAGCATGCTGAAAGTGCTTTATTACATGTTTACCAGCTAAAACAGttaatctaaaaatgtattcaattaATGCTATCGTAAAACAGCATCTGATTCTAGTCTCTCTTCAGAGATTGCCTGCATTGAATTATTTGAAGTTGATATGGCCCAGCGTAATACAGACCTACATTTTTGTAATATCACTGTAAGTATCTTAATAAGCGTGAATGCAGGTCAAGTATTTGTGTGACAGTTGTGCAGAGCAGTGGTCTGCATTAGCAAAGTTAAATCCCACAGTTCATTTTGCCATTGCAAAAACCTTGAGTTCTCTTCCCTTGCCACACTACAGAGGGATTATAAGGGCCTTTGGCAGGATGCTCACTGCTTGTGTCATTCATATTCAGTGTCCATTTTTTTCACATCACCGTTGCTAAcattctcctcttctccttcttcctgtCCTGCTCCCTCCTCCCACCTGTCCCTGGGTGACTGGGGATTTGGGGTGTCACTCACACTGGCAGGAGGTGAAAGTGGGGGCAGTGGGATCGCCTCCCCTTTCTTAGCCAACTCAGATAGTTCCCGGGCAGagcaggtgggtgtgggtgtggggtagGTATGGTGGAAAGTGTCGTAGTCTACTTCATAGAATCCCTCCTCCAGTGAGAGCACTGGGGTGAAACGTTCACCCCAAAGCACCTCAGAGTCCAGGTATGAACTGCGTGCCTGGCATGTCATCcctacagagagacaaagaagaagggagggaaaaGAGtggcagatagagagagaatagattatgaAGAGGGAagttagaaaacattttcagtacactgtagcattactttcatcctTATAATCTATAATTGGCATCACATTACAAAACTAAGATATGCTGCAGAATTCTAAAATGATACTGAAGCAACCAAGGCATTCATGCTGAAGAGAGAATGTCCTAAAAATATGTGTTCACGTTATCACTTCTATAGAATGAGGACATGTAATTGTAATCATAATCTGATTTGATCCCTGACTAATGAGAGCAGATTAGTGGAGCCTTGGCGTTGCCTCCAGTATCACAGATCATAACCTCTAAGGGATTTGGCCTTAAACATACCAATAATAATTTCCACATGACCTCCAGGCCCCctcacccccaaacacacagtatacatgTGGCAATCCTATAAATAGAATGTGAGCATTCCCATGTTTTTCTCAAGTTGAAGAGCCAGATCAGTTAGAGTACATATTATCCACAGCGATGAACCGACTAGCGGAACAAATAGGCAACCAACGTGCCTCGCATATTCAAAGagaggtgtgtgcgcgctctccctctcttccatCTCTGGTGCTTTATCCTTTTGTTTTAGTAGTTTTAGTAGTAATTTGTAATTTGATCCTAGTTAATATATACATAGGTGATATTTTCTAcaattttaaacagcttttctgaATTATTTGAAACTTTGTgtaggaaaaatacatttaatcagGAGAACATGTGGAAATGCACAATTCCACATACTCTGTTCAGCAACATTGTGTGGGCAACACTGactataaaaaacattttgtctgtAATAAGCCTGTATATCTTGCATTGTGGAAGTCCCAAGTTAAATGTTGTaatttaaattctgcttttacATCAAAGACATTTTCATCATCAGTTTTGAAAGAATCTCATAGTTTGCTCCTTTGCCTATCATTGAGGCTTCAAACAGAAATTCTTGTCCTTTGAAAAGTGTTTTCTCTGCATCACTGCCTTTAGAAAGTCCCTTTTTATTACATTGTTCCAGTTGTTCAAATTACACAGTTTGAGAACAATTTAACCCTTTTAATCCTTTAATGGTCTTCACAAATCTATGGCTAAGGTTAAATGGGTTTGATTAGCCAGCAAGTATCACTGTATGGACTGTATGGTCAGAATCCCTCACCAGCCCAGCTAAATGAATGGTGAATACTGTGAATGGTGTGGTGCTTTAATCAAAACACTAACACAATACATAGCAAACAGAAAAGCCCTATCATGCATTCACTTAAAGTCTAGTCTAGTGTTAACAACAGCACTATTTAATGCAACAGTGCAATTAGCTACAATagcaaatgcatttaaaaaaaatcacgtTCTACTTTACATGCAGTTGTTTCAGATATTgctaaagtatttaaaatatcagtTTGACTAATTTCCTAAGACCTCAGGCTAACATATTCGCatgaaaaaagctttttttttttctatttactGATCTCATTTCTAATTATAGCCTTTGTAGGACTCCATCTGACAGAAAGTAGGCTGACCTTGAGTAACAAgggcaaaaagaaagaaacgtGACAATCGTACTACTACAcgaggaaagaaaacaaaaatgtagaaatattcagttaaagtaaagtaaaagtaaaaagtaaaattgAATTTACCTCACTttaatgaaaaccaaaaaattAAAG
Protein-coding regions in this window:
- the fbl gene encoding rRNA 2'-O-methyltransferase fibrillarin; translated protein: MKPGFSPRGGGGGRGGFGGWGRGGDRGGRGGFRGGRGGGFKSPGGDGGFRGRGGGRGTPRGRGGRGGGRGGFRGGKKVTVEPHRHEGVFICRGKEDALVTKNMVIGESVYGEKRISVEEGESKTEYRAWNPFRSKLAAAILGGVDQIHIKPGAKVMYLGAASGTTVSHVSDIVGPEGLVYAVEFSHRSGRDLLNVAKKRTNIIPIIEDARHPHKYRMLVGMVDVIFADVAQPDQTRIVAINAHNFLKNGGHFVISIKANCIDSTAAPEAVFASEVKKMSAENMKPQEQLTLEPYERDHAVVVGVYRPPPKQKK